The DNA region ATCTCACCCAAGTTGCCCATGATGTCGTTACCGATCTCGAAGTGCGAGTTGCCCATAGTGGAGGCCAGGTGCACGTCGGGGTGTTGCCCACGATTGAGGCAGATCCATTGCAAATGCGTCAACTGTTACAGAACCTGATTGGCAATGCGTTGAAATTCCACCGTGCTGGCGAAGCCCCGGTAGTGAACATTTCGGGAACCATCCTCAGCGATAGGGACAAGTGTGAGATTCGCGTGGAGGACAACGGCATCGGATTCGACGTCAAGTATCTCAGTCGGATCTTTGCACCCTTCCAACGTTTGCATACACGTCAGCAATATGAAGGCTCAGGGATGGGGCTGGCGATCTGCCGCAAGATCGTCGAGCGACACAGAGGGACGATTACGGCGACAAGTGTTCTCGGACAAGGAGCCACATTCATCATAAAACTCCCAGTGAGACAGTAGTAGTAAGCAAGGGGAAGCCCAGATTTGCCCCCCGACACAGCAACGCAGCTACGTTATTCTCGTTCGTGTAGGGATCAGACACAGAAAGGAATACGGATGGTAACTGAGAGGGTCAACGTGTTGCTCATCGAGGATGATGAAGACGATTACCTCATTACTCGAAACAGATTGCGAACGATTGAGGCCCCGACGTTTGTGCTCGATTGGGTGAAGACCTACGAAGCTGGCCTGGCAGCATTGACGAATAACCAGCATGACGTCTGCTTACTTGACTATGACCTCGGTGGCTCGACCGGTTTAGAATTACTGCGCGAGGCCATAGTAAGTGGCTGCAAAATACCGGTGATTTTTCTCACTGGCCAGGAAGACCATTCGGTTGATGTCGAAGCAACACAAAGTGGCGCGATTGACTATCTGGTGAAGGGACATGCGAACACGATCTTATTGGAACGTGCACTACGGTATGCGTTAGAACGGAAACGGACTGAACTGGCGATGGCACGACAGCGGGCCGACTTTCTTGCGATGCTGACGCATGACATCAAGAATCCGTTGGCGGTGATTCTCGGCTATGCCGATTTGCTGATCGATGAAGTGCACGATAGCCGTACCCAGGATTTGCCCTCTATTCTTGAACGTCTCAAAAGCAATGCTTTGACCATTCATTCGTTAGTGACGAACTATCTTGATCTGTCGATGATTGAGGCTGGTCATATCCGGCTCAGCAAACGCGCGATGGACCTCAACGGGCTGCTGCGGAAAATCAGCCATCAGTATGATGCGGAAGCCCATTTGCGCCAGTTGCAATTCGATACGGTTTTGCAAGAACACTTGCCGCTGGTTGAGGGAGATGAGATTGCCCTTGAACGTGTGTTTGCGAATTTGATTTATAACGCGTTGAAGTTCACCCCGAGTGGTGGTCGTATTACCTTGCACTCGACAGTGCGTCACGGAATGGTTGCCGTCACCGTCTCGGATACGGGGCCTGGAATTGCGGAGACAGACATTCCGCGCCTTTTTGAACATTGTAATAAGAAGTTACAGGCTAAAACGCAGCGCGAAGGGACAGGACTGGGATTAGGAATCGTGAAGTCCTTGGTGGAGGCGCATAGTGGCCGTGTTGAAGTCGAGAGCACCGTTGGTCGTGGAAGCTGTTTCTCGGTATTTCTACCGATAGCAGGGCTGTCTCAGCCGGTTTCCGTCGCATCGATAGAATCGAGAATCCCTTCTTGATACAGCCGGGCCAGGATTTGCCGCACTGCCTCAGGTGAGCATCCTTGTCCTTCAGGGGTAGAAAGATAATGAGTCATAATCTGGCTCACGGCTGACTGCTGACGAACGATAGTCAAGAGTTTCGGCAGGTGCACCTGCTGAAGAGTCCGGACCCCACGAGGATACTGGGGAGCGACGAGGACCTCCCGTAACTCGACATACGGGCCTTCAATCACGGGACGCAGCGCGATTGTCACTCCCTGTGCAATACGCAGAGCGGAGACTTTCTGGCTGCCAGGTGTTGGGTACTGAGTGTGAGGTTGAGATAACTCTTGAACCTTGAACTTTGAACCTTGAACCTGCGTTGTTCGGATTTGCCAAAACTGATTATCTGACCACCGTTGCTCTTCACGATAGTATTGTCCAGACTGTTGGTAATGGCTCTCGTAGGTCGCCTGTTGGGTCTCATTATAGAACTGCATGGCGTGGGACGTCATGGCAGGTCGGTGGAGGATGGTGTTTACAACGATCGCGCCAGTGATGGCCGAGGCCATCGCCTTGTGCACCCCTTCCGATGACAAGGGGTCGATGAATATGCCTGCGTCGCCCACGAGAAGGAATTGCTCTCCGGCGAATTCTTTGGCGGTATACCACGACGCATCAAAGACCTGCGGTGGATGAGGTAGTCGAGCGGAAGCAAGAAATCCCGAGATGTACGGAGCGCGTTGCAGTTCTGATCGGTAAAAATCAGCAATACCGCATCGACGAATCGTCGCTCCGGCGTACCAGTCGGTGAGCAGCGTGACATTGCGTAACTCATTATGAAGTGGCACCGACCACACCAGTCCGGCCTGGTAGGTTTCAAGCAAAGTATTCGCAAAATTGACACCGGCTGGGCTGGTTGCTTCGCGCCAATAACCAGTCACAGCCAGTGTTCTGTAGGTTTGGTCGCGTTGCCGCAATCCGTGGCGGGCAAGAACGCCGGCATGGCCGCTCGCATCAATGCAAAAGTCTGCGGTGATGGCCCCTTCTGGCGTACGAACTATGACTTGGCGTCCGGGGTTCACTGATACGCTTTCAGCAGCCAGGTTATCGCGGGTGAGTACTCCAGCCTCTTGTGCATGGGCAAACAAGATTGCGTCAAGATCAGCCCGCCAGGCTTGGAATCCGTATCGCGAATGG from Deltaproteobacteria bacterium includes:
- a CDS encoding NAD(P)/FAD-dependent oxidoreductase, yielding MGSSSLPHHTDIVVIGGGPAGTTIASLLARFGYKVILLEKRRFPRHQIGESLTPQILPVLDFLGLRQRVEAAGFLRMIGHTVCWGSSQPRTSYYSPDHSRYGFQAWRADLDAILFAHAQEAGVLTRDNLAAESVSVNPGRQVIVRTPEGAITADFCIDASGHAGVLARHGLRQRDQTYRTLAVTGYWREATSPAGVNFANTLLETYQAGLVWSVPLHNELRNVTLLTDWYAGATIRRCGIADFYRSELQRAPYISGFLASARLPHPPQVFDASWYTAKEFAGEQFLLVGDAGIFIDPLSSEGVHKAMASAITGAIVVNTILHRPAMTSHAMQFYNETQQATYESHYQQSGQYYREEQRWSDNQFWQIRTTQVQGSKFKVQELSQPHTQYPTPGSQKVSALRIAQGVTIALRPVIEGPYVELREVLVAPQYPRGVRTLQQVHLPKLLTIVRQQSAVSQIMTHYLSTPEGQGCSPEAVRQILARLYQEGILDSIDATETG
- a CDS encoding hybrid sensor histidine kinase/response regulator, which codes for MVTERVNVLLIEDDEDDYLITRNRLRTIEAPTFVLDWVKTYEAGLAALTNNQHDVCLLDYDLGGSTGLELLREAIVSGCKIPVIFLTGQEDHSVDVEATQSGAIDYLVKGHANTILLERALRYALERKRTELAMARQRADFLAMLTHDIKNPLAVILGYADLLIDEVHDSRTQDLPSILERLKSNALTIHSLVTNYLDLSMIEAGHIRLSKRAMDLNGLLRKISHQYDAEAHLRQLQFDTVLQEHLPLVEGDEIALERVFANLIYNALKFTPSGGRITLHSTVRHGMVAVTVSDTGPGIAETDIPRLFEHCNKKLQAKTQREGTGLGLGIVKSLVEAHSGRVEVESTVGRGSCFSVFLPIAGLSQPVSVASIESRIPS